The region CTCGGGGTGATGGGCCTGCGATTCAGCGATTTCGCCGACCATCTGGGCGAAGTTGACGCCGTGGAGATAATCGTCGAACTCGTAGGTGCGAACGACTTCGTCATCCTCGCGCGACCAGCTCTCGGGCAGTTCCGTCTCAATCTCCTCGTCTGAAAGTAACTCTCCCATGTGCTGGCGAACGGAACCCACTCAAATAATGATTGTGCCACGCCCGGTCAGACAGCAATTTTCCACGAGCCGGCTCGAGATGCTCCCCAGCGCTGGATTCGACGGTTCGTGATGGCCGAGTAGCTTAGCCCGACTAATCGTCGTCTGCAGTGCCGACTCCGACACTCGAGCGGTCCTCGGTAAACAGCGACGACTGAATCGCATCGTCCTGAAAGTCGGGATCGAACAGTTGCAACGCTGTGTTGATCGTACTCCAGTCGTCCTCGGCGGCGGCATCCCGCAGACTCTTAGTCGGCGGCGCAAGCAATTGGCTGACAAGCGCGTCGGCCATCGACTGGACAATCTCGCGCTGGCCCGGCGAAAGGTCGTCGCCGTTTGCCTCGAGTTTCGAGAACGCGGTCTCGAGTTCGCGTTGTTTCAGCCGTTCAGCGGATTCGTACATCGCGGCGATAACCTCGTCCGCACGGGCGCGCTTGTACTGGTCGGCGAGCACGTCGAGTTCGTAGTCGATCATTTGCTCGACCTCGCATGCTGCATCGGCGCGCTGTTCGCGAGTTTCGTCGGTAATCGACTCAAGGTCATCGAGATCGTGTACCGTCACGGATGACAGCGAGTCGACGGCCGGTGCGACATCTCGAGGCTGGCCGAGATCGACAACGATCTGTGTGGTGTCGTCGTCCTCGAAATCAGCTGTCTTCAGCACGGGGTCGGTACTGCCAGTCGCCGTGACGACGACATCGGCAGTTGGCGTGACTGTCGACAGCGACTCGAGCGGCAACGCCTCAGCCGTTGTCTCCTCAGCGGCGAGTTCATCCGCGAGATGTTCGGCATGGTCGACGGTTCGATTGGCGACAAAAACCGACTCGACGCCGGCATCGGCGAGGCTCCGCCCGGCAAGTTGGCCCATTTCGCCAGCGCCGACAACGAGTGCACTCGCCCCCTCAAGATCGAGATCTCGAGCGGCGAGCGTCGTCGCGGCAGAGCCGAGCGAGACGATGCCCTCATTAATTTCGGTTTCCGTACGCGCGCGTTCACCGACATGAATTGCCTTCGTGATGGCCGCCTCGAGCATCGTGCCGATCCCATCGGCCTCGCGAGCATCCTCGTAGGCAGTGCGGACCTGTCCGATAATCTGGTCCTCACCGAGAACGACCGACTCGAGGCCGGTCGCAACCCGCAGCAAGTGGTGAAGGCTCTCGTCGTGGTCCGTATAGACGACTGCGTCGTCGACGGCAGCGCCGAAGAATTCCTCGAGTGCGGCCCGACCGAGAGCGGCGTCAGGGCTGACGACGTACACCTCAACCCGGTTGCACGTCGAGAGGACGTATGCCTCGTCGATATCGGGAACGGTTCGAAGCTGTGCAACGGCAGTCTGCTGGCTGTCGGGACTTACCGTAGCGAGTTCGTCAACCGACCCACTCGCGTAGGTAACGCGTGCGCCAGCGATGACGCCTGATGGCATCACGTGCTGTCACCCCCAGAGAGATTTTCATCAAGCACGTCGTCGATCACTTGGCAAGGTTTGGGTGTGCCATTACGTAAAGCTGTCCAAAGTTCCGGGGATTGAGTAATCATCCGAAGAAGCGCTTGTCGCCGCGCTGGCTCGACATCTTCCGCGTCTAGTTGCGCACGTACCTCGGCTAGACATGTCGCCATTTCACCAGCCCCCGAAATCGTCTCCTCAAGTTCCTCGCGAAGGTATGCACTCAGCGATGGAGCCGTCCCACCAGTCGCGACCGCGACGACGACGGGGTCATCACGAACCGTCGCTGGAACGACCACGCTCCCAGGATCGCGCCCGCCCGACTGATCCGCGCGATTGACGAGACACCCACGCGCTCGAGCCGCCGACTCGAGGGCATCGTTAATCGCCTCGTCGTCCGTCGCCGCGACGACCAGCGCGGGCGCGGTACGCTCGAGCCAGTCGTCGATCTCAGCAGGTTGAAGTGCGGCTCGAATGCGTGTTGCACCGCCAAAATCGCGATCGGAAAAGTCAGGGCTGACGACGATTACGTCGGCCTCGCGGGCGAATCGGCGAGCCTTTCGTGCACCGACTGCTCCGCCGCCGACGACGAGCACCGTGTGGCCGGAAAAATCGTGGAGGAGTGGAATCATCGCGAGAGATCGTACTGGTTCGTAGGGTGTGTCACAGATATAGCCTGTGGAGACAAACCAGCGCTGATTCAACCCAATATTTGCATCATGCTGTGACAGGTGCTTAGTCAACGCACAAGAACTGAGACAAGCAAAAGCAGCGCCCTGGACTAGACGGCAATTCCCCGCTCAGATCGGGTATTCCCGTTCGTCATGTTGGAGCGAGATCCACTTCGTCTCGGTGACCTCTCGGAGGATCTCCATGGTGTTGTAGCCGCCCATGCCCGACGCACCAGTGCCGCTGAAGGGGACGTGGGCTTCGTCGTTGATCGGCTGATCGTTGACGTGGACCATTCCCGTCTCGAGGCGGTCGGCGATCTGCTTGCCGGTGCCGACATCGCCCGCGTGGACCGACCCCGAGAGGCCGTACTCGACGGCGTTGTGGAGTGTAACCGCCTCGTCGATATCCGAGAACGGAATCACGGGCGCGATGGGGCCGAAGTGCTCGTTGCACGCCGCGGCCATGTCGTTCGTCGCATCCGAAATCACCGTCGGTGCGACAACCAGCGAATCGTCAACTCCCTCGACAGGGACCGTCTCGCCGCCGGTCTCGAGCGTTGCACCCTGCGAAATCGTCTCGTCGACGTACTCGAGCATCTCGTCGCGCTGGGAGTCGTCGATAATTGGGCCGACGACGGTGTCTTCGTCGTGGGCGCTGCCGGCGGGGAGCGATTCGGCGCGCTCGGTCAACTTCTCGACGTACTCGTCGTACACCGCTTCGTGGACGAGATGGCGGTTGATCGAGATACAAACCTGTCCCTGATGGACGAAGCTCCCGAAGACGGCGGCATCGACGGCCTGCCCGATATCGGCATCGTCGGTCACGATGTGGGCGTTGTTGCCGCCCAGTTCCATGGCGGCGATGGCGAGGTTCTCGCCCGCAGTCGCTGCGACCTGCCGACCCACGGGTGTCGAGCCAGTGAAGGCGACGACGTCGCTCTCGGGATGACCCGCCACGCGGTCGCCAATCTCGGAGCCGCGGCCGGTGACGACGTTGAGCACGCCATCCGGTAGCCCAGCCGCCTCGAACAGCTTCGCGAGGAGCAGTCCGCCCGAAATTGGCGTGTTTGACGCCGGTTTGAGCACGACTGCGTTGCCGGCGGCGATTGCAGGAGCGACCGCGCGCATCGACAGATTCAGCGGGAAGTTCCACGGCGAGATGACCGTAACGACGCCCTTGGGAACCCGCTCGACGATATTTTCCTTGCCGGGGATGTTCGAGGCGGACTGCTCGCCTTTCAGCCGCCGGGGAAACGTTGCGGCCTCGCTCGCCTGATCCGTCGCGAGCTGTACTGACGTTTCGCCCATAAGCTGGGAGCCGCCCGCCTCGTGCGCCAGCAGGTCGACAATTTCCTCGCGGTGCTCTTGCAGTCCCTCGATAACGCCCTGAATGACCTGCGCTCGTTCTGTCGGCAGTGTCTCGGCCCACTCAGTCTGGGCCGCAGCAGCAGTCTCGTAGGCGGCATCGACATCCGCCTCGCTGGCTGCTGGAACCGTCGTCAGTGACTCGCGCGTCGACGGATCCTCAACCGTGAGTTGCTCGCCGCTGTCGGGGTCAACCCACTCGCCGTCGCGGTACAAATTGCTCCAGTCAGTCGTGGGAGAAAGCTCGAGTGACATCACGGACAGTTCGCTCTCGAGTCGGAAAATACCCGTGCCAAACAGCGGAGTATAGGCCCTATAGCGACAGAATTCAGGATAATAACGGAGTTCAGAACGTCACTCGAGAAACGGAGAGTACTGTCCGAACGGCTACCCTTCGACACCCGTCACATCGAACCCGAGGTCGCGAATGTCCTCGAGAATTGCGTCGTGATCTGCGGTTGCGCGATAGTAGATGACGATATCGAAACTTCCCTCACGCAGGAGTTGCTGGCACTCCCAGACGAACTCCTCGTCCTCGAGTGTGAGTCCCTGATGCTGGTTCGAGGAGAAATCAGGGTCGTCGTTGCCCGAGTAGACGTAGCAGTCGGCAGGGTCGTACGTCGACTGCTCGGCGATGATGTCGCCGACATCAATCGTCGCCTGCATCATCTGGACGTCTTCTTGCCCGCTGTAGTCCGTATGGATGATCGCACCGTTGAGTTCGATCTCGCCCGGCTCGAGCAGTGCCTTGGTCCGCTGGTAGAGGTCCTGATCGACAACGTCGGTCATTGGCTGGAGCGAGGACGGCCTGACGGATAGCACTCACGATTCCGTCGGACCGGTCTGACGCCATGTGACGGGTCTATATGAGCATTTTGTGCGAAAGAGTAGTTGGTGTGCTGACGTGTATCACTGTCGGAGAGTCACACACAAGACACATAGTCGTTGGTATCGTCAATTCAGCCGATGAAGCGGTGGCTCCGTCAGCGTATTGATACGGTCTACGAGCGGCTGCTCTCGCATGAACTTACTGGTGCGCCGACACATATTGCGGTGATTCAGGACGGCAACCGGCGGTACGCGCGCCAGAACGGCGACGAGGCCCACGAGGGCCACCGTGCTGGTGCAAAAACCACCGAACGCGTCCTCGAGTGGTGCCAGGAAATCGGCGTCGAGGAACTCACGTTGTACACGTTCTCGACGGAGAACTTCGACCGGCCGGACGAACAGAAAGAGGCGCTGTTCGACCTCCTCTGTGACAAACTCCACGAGTTCGCCGACGCCGACCGCGTCCACGACAACGGCGTCTGTATCCGTGCTATCGGCGAAATCGAGATGCTCCCCGACCGCGTTCAGGACGCTGTCGACTACGCCGAAGAACAAACCGGCGAGTACGACGACTTCGTTCTCAACATCGCACTTGCCTACGGCGGGCGCTCGCGACTGCTCGAGGCCGCTCGCGGCGTCGCTCGAGAAGTCGATTCGAACGGTCTCGAGCCGGACGAAATCGACGTCGAGACGATTGAACAGCGCCTGTACGACCAGCCTGTTCGGGACGTAGACTTGATTATTCGACCCGCCGGTGAGGAACGAACCTCGAACTTCCTGCCGTGGCACGCAAACGGTAACGAGGCCGCGGTCTTCTTCTGTACACCCTACTGGCCGGAGTTCTCGAAAAGCGACTTCTTGCGAGGCATTCGAACGTACGAACACCGCGCGGAGTCCTGGCGACGCACCCGCGCCCGACGCGCACTCGCCTTACTCGGAGCCGTCAGCGAAGCCGAACTCACCGAAGCCCAGTCGGTCGTCAACCGATTCCGCGACTCACTGCCGACAGCCGAACGCAGCGAACTCGACAACCTCGAGATACTCGAGAATCGCGACCGAGAGCGTGATGCCGACAGTGTCGAGGGAATCGAGTCAGGGAGTCAGGCCGCAGACTAACGTCAGAAAACGCACTTTTGCCCGATTACCGCCCGAATCGCCGTGAGCGATTGCAGTACTCTCTGACTGCTCGCAGAAAGTCTCGTTTGCGAAAATCCCGCCAGTTGACGTCCGTGAAGTACAGTTCCGAGTAAACGGACTGCCAAATCATGAAATCCGAAAGGCGCTCCGCGCCGGCTTTGATCACTAGGTCCGGCTCCGAGGGAAAGATCAGATGCTGCTCGACGTGCTCGTCGTCGATCTCTGTCGGCTCGAGGTCGCCGGCCTCGACGCTTTCGGCGAGTGTCCGGACGGCGCTCGTAAACTCGTGTTTGCCGCCGAGGCCGATCCCGATCTGAATCGGCGCGTCCGCGGGCACCTGATCGTCCGGTCCGCGGACCGCGATATCTCGGCCACCAGGCCCCTCGAGTTCCTCGAGGTCGCGCCGAAGCGCAGGCACCGCATCGAGGTCGAGCACGCTCACGTAGACCGTTAGTCGAGACCCGTACGTAAACGCCCACTCGAAAAAGTCGACGAGCGTTTCGTAGGCACCGTCCTCGAGCAGGTCACGTTCGGAGATGACGAGCGCGACATGATCTGGGGGAGCGCCGTTGTGGCGTTGGATTCGAAGCGAAAGATACTGTTCGTACAGACCCACGGCACCTGGTTTCCGATCCGATACTATACAGATTGCGGTCACGGTCGGCTGGTGAGAGTCGCCTGCTGGCGCAGGAGAGCCAGACAGACGCTCACACGCACAAACTGACGCTCGAGGGACGTTCGGGAACCTTCAAGTAAACCCGACAGAAAGACACCCGTATCGTGACAGCACCCGTTCGACGAGCAGGCGTCTTTGCGGCGCTGTGTACGCTTGCTCTCGTCGTTCCGCTCTTTGGCACGCCGGTCGCGGTGGCGGTCGCCGCGGTCGTCTTACTCGGGGCTGGCGTCATCTCCGACGGCCCCGTGTTCGATCTCCTCGCCTATCCGGGCGATTACGAGGACGGTCGCCTCTACGGCCTCCTGACGTTCGTCCTCGCCGCTGTCTTACTCGGCGTGATTGCCGAAACCTCGTCAATGTCGACCGCCGTCTTCGTCGGCACTGTCTTTCTCGTTGGCTACGGCGACCTCGGTGAGCAACTCGCCCGCCAGCAAACCGACCACGACGTCGCTCGCGTGACCATCTTCTGTCTCAGCGCCCTCACCGCGGCCGTCGCCGGGCAGGCTGCAACCGTCGCGATCACCGACGGGACCGGCGCACTCGAGTCGGTGCTGCCGACGCTCGTCTTCCTCGCAGCCAGCGGCGCGTTACTCGCCGCCTTGCTCCGCGATATTCTCATGCTGTATGACGACCCAGTCGTCATGCTCTTTGTCGGCCTGCTGTTGTGGCTGCTTGCCGAACTCGAGCCAGCACTCGGGGCCGTCGAAATCACGATTGCACTGGCGATTACGGCTGCCTTTGGCTATGTGGCCTACGCGCTCGAGACGGCCTCGATTGCGGGGATGCTCACGGGCGTCTTGTTGTGCTTGCTGACGATCATCCTTGGCGGCTACGGCTGGTTCGCCGTCCTCGTCTCGTTTTTCGCAATCGGCGGCCTCTCGACGAAGTTCCGCTATGATCGCAAGGAGGATCTGGGCGTCGCCGAGGAAAACAACGGCGCACGCGGGATCGGGAACGTCCTCGGAAACGCAGCCGTCGCCATCGCAGCCGTCCTCGGCTATGCTGCCAGTTCTGCAACGGTTTTCCCCATCGACCTCGAGCCAACGCTCTTTCTGTTCGCATTTGCCGGCTCCGTCGCAACGGCGATGAGCGATACGCTCTCGAGCGAGATTGGGAGTATCTTCGAGTCGCCGCGGCTGATCACCACGCTCGAGCCGGTCGACCCCGGCACTGACGGCGGCGTCACCTGGCAGGGAGAGGTCGCCGGACTCGCCGGTGCAGCAATCGTCGCACTGATTTCGTACGGCCTGTTCCCAGAAGTCGAACTCATCGGCGCGGCGATTATCGTCGCCGCCGGCTTCGTCGGCATGACGGTCGATAGCCTCCTTGGGGCGACGCTCGAGGGAACGCTCCTCGGAAATCAGGGCGTAAACTTCCTTGCGACGCTGTCGGGCGCACTCGCCTGTGCACTGCTGGTCCTTTCGTTTGCCGTCCTCGGGTAAAAATCGACTCCTCAAGTCTCAGCAACGCAGACGCTACTTCTCAGTGAATGCGTGGTTGCTCTGCGTCTGCGACGTCTCCGTTTCCGTCGTGAGACCGCTCGAGTCATCCGTCTCTATGCGGGTTTGGTGAGTGGGCGCTTCCTCGAGTCCTGACAACTCGTCTGTGGCACGCCACTGGGCGTAGCCCGTCGCGTTCGTGGCTCCAAAGAGAAACACGGCCCAGAGAACGAGCAGTCCGAGGGCAACACCGGGTGGCGGACTCATACATCGCCGTACTCAACGCACGCATATCAACTGCGCGAAAACCGTCCGAAAAACACACTCGTTCGCGTAAAATGATGATAGAAAAGTAACTCACGCACAATATACACGAAATATTGAAAATAGTTTTTCAGGACAGATCGACTTGCTGTTGCGGTGCCTACGTATCCGGAGGCGTTTCGGCAACGTCGTCGATCGCGTGAACGCTCACGCTGGTCGGGCGTTTGGTGAACTGGCCGAGCGAGCGAGCAATAATCCGATCGA is a window of Natronolimnobius sp. AArcel1 DNA encoding:
- a CDS encoding 4a-hydroxytetrahydrobiopterin dehydratase, whose product is MGELLSDEEIETELPESWSREDDEVVRTYEFDDYLHGVNFAQMVGEIAESQAHHPEIIIGYKTVEIRLTSHEEGGITDADLEMAELIESERDA
- the hemA gene encoding glutamyl-tRNA reductase, whose amino-acid sequence is MPSGVIAGARVTYASGSVDELATVSPDSQQTAVAQLRTVPDIDEAYVLSTCNRVEVYVVSPDAALGRAALEEFFGAAVDDAVVYTDHDESLHHLLRVATGLESVVLGEDQIIGQVRTAYEDAREADGIGTMLEAAITKAIHVGERARTETEINEGIVSLGSAATTLAARDLDLEGASALVVGAGEMGQLAGRSLADAGVESVFVANRTVDHAEHLADELAAEETTAEALPLESLSTVTPTADVVVTATGSTDPVLKTADFEDDDTTQIVVDLGQPRDVAPAVDSLSSVTVHDLDDLESITDETREQRADAACEVEQMIDYELDVLADQYKRARADEVIAAMYESAERLKQRELETAFSKLEANGDDLSPGQREIVQSMADALVSQLLAPPTKSLRDAAAEDDWSTINTALQLFDPDFQDDAIQSSLFTEDRSSVGVGTADDD
- a CDS encoding bifunctional precorrin-2 dehydrogenase/sirohydrochlorin ferrochelatase, which encodes MIPLLHDFSGHTVLVVGGGAVGARKARRFAREADVIVVSPDFSDRDFGGATRIRAALQPAEIDDWLERTAPALVVAATDDEAINDALESAARARGCLVNRADQSGGRDPGSVVVPATVRDDPVVVAVATGGTAPSLSAYLREELEETISGAGEMATCLAEVRAQLDAEDVEPARRQALLRMITQSPELWTALRNGTPKPCQVIDDVLDENLSGGDST
- a CDS encoding aldehyde dehydrogenase family protein, which gives rise to MSLELSPTTDWSNLYRDGEWVDPDSGEQLTVEDPSTRESLTTVPAASEADVDAAYETAAAAQTEWAETLPTERAQVIQGVIEGLQEHREEIVDLLAHEAGGSQLMGETSVQLATDQASEAATFPRRLKGEQSASNIPGKENIVERVPKGVVTVISPWNFPLNLSMRAVAPAIAAGNAVVLKPASNTPISGGLLLAKLFEAAGLPDGVLNVVTGRGSEIGDRVAGHPESDVVAFTGSTPVGRQVAATAGENLAIAAMELGGNNAHIVTDDADIGQAVDAAVFGSFVHQGQVCISINRHLVHEAVYDEYVEKLTERAESLPAGSAHDEDTVVGPIIDDSQRDEMLEYVDETISQGATLETGGETVPVEGVDDSLVVAPTVISDATNDMAAACNEHFGPIAPVIPFSDIDEAVTLHNAVEYGLSGSVHAGDVGTGKQIADRLETGMVHVNDQPINDEAHVPFSGTGASGMGGYNTMEILREVTETKWISLQHDEREYPI
- a CDS encoding DUF5778 family protein, with product MTDVVDQDLYQRTKALLEPGEIELNGAIIHTDYSGQEDVQMMQATIDVGDIIAEQSTYDPADCYVYSGNDDPDFSSNQHQGLTLEDEEFVWECQQLLREGSFDIVIYYRATADHDAILEDIRDLGFDVTGVEG
- the uppS gene encoding polyprenyl diphosphate synthase, whose product is MKRWLRQRIDTVYERLLSHELTGAPTHIAVIQDGNRRYARQNGDEAHEGHRAGAKTTERVLEWCQEIGVEELTLYTFSTENFDRPDEQKEALFDLLCDKLHEFADADRVHDNGVCIRAIGEIEMLPDRVQDAVDYAEEQTGEYDDFVLNIALAYGGRSRLLEAARGVAREVDSNGLEPDEIDVETIEQRLYDQPVRDVDLIIRPAGEERTSNFLPWHANGNEAAVFFCTPYWPEFSKSDFLRGIRTYEHRAESWRRTRARRALALLGAVSEAELTEAQSVVNRFRDSLPTAERSELDNLEILENRDRERDADSVEGIESGSQAAD
- a CDS encoding undecaprenyl diphosphate synthase family protein, which translates into the protein MGLYEQYLSLRIQRHNGAPPDHVALVISERDLLEDGAYETLVDFFEWAFTYGSRLTVYVSVLDLDAVPALRRDLEELEGPGGRDIAVRGPDDQVPADAPIQIGIGLGGKHEFTSAVRTLAESVEAGDLEPTEIDDEHVEQHLIFPSEPDLVIKAGAERLSDFMIWQSVYSELYFTDVNWRDFRKRDFLRAVREYCNRSRRFGR
- a CDS encoding DUF92 domain-containing protein — its product is MTAPVRRAGVFAALCTLALVVPLFGTPVAVAVAAVVLLGAGVISDGPVFDLLAYPGDYEDGRLYGLLTFVLAAVLLGVIAETSSMSTAVFVGTVFLVGYGDLGEQLARQQTDHDVARVTIFCLSALTAAVAGQAATVAITDGTGALESVLPTLVFLAASGALLAALLRDILMLYDDPVVMLFVGLLLWLLAELEPALGAVEITIALAITAAFGYVAYALETASIAGMLTGVLLCLLTIILGGYGWFAVLVSFFAIGGLSTKFRYDRKEDLGVAEENNGARGIGNVLGNAAVAIAAVLGYAASSATVFPIDLEPTLFLFAFAGSVATAMSDTLSSEIGSIFESPRLITTLEPVDPGTDGGVTWQGEVAGLAGAAIVALISYGLFPEVELIGAAIIVAAGFVGMTVDSLLGATLEGTLLGNQGVNFLATLSGALACALLVLSFAVLG